The Falco peregrinus isolate bFalPer1 chromosome 1, bFalPer1.pri, whole genome shotgun sequence genome has a window encoding:
- the ZC3H14 gene encoding zinc finger CCCH domain-containing protein 14, whose product MEIGTEISRKIRGAIKGKLQELGAYVDEELPDYIMVMVANKKSQEQMTEDLSLFLGNNTVRFTVWLHGVLDKLRSVTTEPTSVKSSESSIFESNPPSSKSSSCVSDERRREDILPPLAVSSTRTERNDSRVSTSSQEQRNTASRQSCEDGSASRLTSTVKPLRELSPSEAVIDIKPEPDDLIDEDLNFVQENPLSRKKPIVTVTYGSSRPSAEIYRPPASRSADGNVHTHRLSQQGNLQGSRQLDMQNCRSLETGQLCNPEAFDSLAENYRPTSKPSADKVGSEEESSRKRRLPVVSSVVKVKKFCNDGEDEEEEEDYGSRTGSISSSVSVPAKPERRPSLPPSKQANKNLILKAISEAQESVTKTTNYSTVPQKQTVPVAPRTRISPEESQLEVIHVQNRLPALSSQLQEEPKEQTVEGVQGAEQKELSSRLQIDPVTEDTLQVTQDYYDVESMVHTDTRSFILKKPKLSEEVVPQNQQLGKRATEAIRVLSGRLIQTRDQLTQPEKPASPKFIVTLDGVPSPPGYLSDQEEEDMCITEGLKPVTQNMCAGKGLKGLRAQQMQIVTRQLESCDVDMEQLNVLQKQEKVLERCKYWPACKNGDECVYHHPTLPCKVFPNCKFADKCLFIHPNCKYDAKCTKPDCPYTHASRRNPHPPPKPALLPTPSISSSSPLCKFFPACKKMECPFYHPKHCRFNTQCTRPDCTFYHPTIAVPPRHALKWTRTQTSE is encoded by the exons ATGGAGATCGGCACCGAGATTAGCCGCAAGATCCGG gGTGCTATAAAAGGAAAGTTGCAGGAACTGGGTGCTTATGTTG ATGAAGAGCTCCCTGATTATATTATGGTTATGGTGGCCAATAAGAAGAGTCAGGAGCAGATGACGGAAgacctttcccttttcctgggAAACAATACTGTCAGGTTTACTGTATG GCTCCACGGTGTTTTGGATAAGCTGAGATCTGTGACTACTG AACCAACTAGTGTAAAATCTTCAGAATCTAGTATCTTTGAGAGCAACCCTCCTTCCAGCAAAAGCAGTTCATGTGTAAGTGATGAGAGGAGGCGTGAGGATATCTTACCACCTCTTGCAGTTTCCAGCACTCGGACTGAAAGAAATGACTCAAGAGTTTCAACTAGCTCACAGGAGCAAAGGAACACTGCTTCACG GCAGTCTTGTGAAGATGGTTCTGCATCCCGCTTAACATCTACAGTCAAGCCTTTGAGGGAATTGTCACCTTCTGAAGCTGTAATTGACATTAAACCTGAACCAGATGATCTAATTGATGAAGACCTAAACTTTGTGCAGGAGAATCCTTTGTCACGGAAGAAACCTATTGTAACTGTAACTTACGGTTCTTCTCGTCCTTCTGCTGAAATCTACCGACCACCAGCTAGCAGGAGTGCAGATGGCAACGTGCATACGCACAGATTGTCACAACAGGGCAACTTACAGGGGAGCCGGCAGTTAGACATGCAAAACTGCAGGTCTTTGGAAACAGGCCAGCTGTGCAATCCAGAAGCATTTGACAGCTTAGCAGAAAATTACAGACCCACCTCCAAACCTAGTGCCGATAAAGTAGGCAGTGAG GAGGAAAGCTCCAGGAAGAGACGGTTGCCTGTTGTAAGCTCAGTAGTCAAAGTGAAAAAGTTCTGTAATGATGGGGAAGacgaggaggaagaggaagactATGGATCACGAACAGGAAGCATCTCCAGCAGTGTGTCTGTACCTGCAAAGCCAGAAAGAAG ACCTTCATTGCCACCTTCAAAGCAGGCCAATAAGAATTTAATACTGAAAGCAATCTCTGAAGCACAGGAATCTGTTACAAAAACAACCAATTATTCCACTG ttCCACAGAAACAGACTGTTCCAGTTGCACCAAGAACTCGAATTAGTCCAGAAGAATCTCAGTTAGAAGTAATACATGTGCAAAATAGACTGCCTGCTCTGAGTTCTCAGCTTCAAGAAGAGCCAAAGGAGCAGACAGTTGAAGGAGTTCAAG GAGCTGAACAAAAGGAGCTCTCTTCTCGGCTCCAGATTGATCCTGTGACTGAAGATACCTTGCAAGTGactcaag ATTACTATGATGTAGAATCTATGGTCCACACAGATACTAGGTCATTTATCCTGAAGAAGCCCAAGTTATCTGAGGAAGTAGTTCCACAGAATCAACAATTGGGAAAGAGAGCCACAGAGGCAATACGAGTACTCTCAGGTCGTCTAATACAGACACG AGATCAGCTTACACAGCCGGAGAAACCTGCTAGTCCCAAGTTCATCGTGACACTGGATGGTGTGCCCAGTCCACCAGGATACCTTTCTGATCAAGAAGAGGAAGATATGTGTATAACTGAAGGGTTAAAGCCAGTTACCCAAAATATGTGTGCCGGCAAAGGATTAAAAGGCCTTCGAGCACAGCAGATGCAAATTGTAaccaggcagctggagagctgtGATG TGGATATGGAACAGTTAAATGTGCTGCAAAAACAGGAGAAGGTGCTTGAGCGCTGCAAGTACTGGCCTGCCTGCAAAAATGGAGATGAATGTGTGTACCATCACCCCACACTACCTTGCAA AGTTTTTCCGAACTGCAAATTTGCTGATAAATGCTTGTTCATCCATCCAAACTGTAAATACGATGCAAAGTGCACTAAGCCAGACTGTCCTTACACTCACGCCAGTCGACGAAACCCCCATCCACCTCCTAAACCAG CACTACTACCCACACCGTCTATATCCTCGAGTAGTCCACTGTGCAagttttttcctgcttgcaaGAAAATGGAATGTCCATTTTATCACCCCAAA cattGTAGATTTAATACCCAGTGTACAAGACCAGACTGCACTTTTTACCATCCAACTATTGCTGTACCTCCACGCCATGCCTTGAAATGGACTCGAACTCAAACcag TGAATGA